Proteins encoded together in one Musa acuminata AAA Group cultivar baxijiao chromosome BXJ3-6, Cavendish_Baxijiao_AAA, whole genome shotgun sequence window:
- the LOC135640555 gene encoding S-adenosyl-L-methionine-dependent uroporphyrinogen III methyltransferase, chloroplastic-like, producing MALASASAAASSSFATNPQRFSSSKSHPSPKSPPPPFPLSFNIRPSRCPAVCSSSASSPFTEAHSAARYRRDSWVYEPASSSPFSAQCHSSSVDDRENEIALQLPELKKLLEALREARQAGGGDGSARPGSVALVGTGPGDPDLLTLKAVRAIEKADLILYDRLVSNDVLGLVRADARLLYVGKTAGYHSRTQEEIHELLLSFAEAGANVVRLKGGDPLIFGRGGEEMDFLQQQGISVKVIPGITSASGIAAELGIPLTHRGVANSVRFLTGHSRNGGTDPLYVAESAADPESTLVVYMGLSTLSALSSKLINHGLPPNTPAVAVERGTTPQQRMVFSMLNNLANKVRLAELVSPTLIIIGNVVSLSPFWPQSSEETVISLGEDAEIGIASSFSQIWNSENIV from the exons ATGGCTTTGgcttccgcctccgccgccgcttcCTCCTCCTTCGCAACGAATCCACAGCGCTTCTCCTCTTCCAAATCTCATCCCTCGCCCAAATCCCCTCCTCCCCCCTTTCCCCTCTCCTTCAACATCCGCCCCTCCCGTTGCCCCGCCGTCTGCTCCTCATCCGCTTCCTCGCCCTTCACCGAGGCGCACTCCGCTGCCAGGTACCGACGAGATAGCTGGGTCTACGAACCCGCCTCGTCTTCGCCTTTCTCCGCCCAATGCCATTCCAGCAGCGTTGACGACAGGGAGAACGAGATCGCCCTTCAGTTGCCTGAGCTTAAGAAGCTCCTCGAAGCTCTCAGGGAAGCCAGGCAGGCTGGCGGCGGCGACGGTAGTGCTAGGCCGGGGAGCGTCGCGCTGGTGGGGACGGGGCCGGGGGATCCGGACCTGCTGACGCTTAAGGCGGTGCGAGCGATTGAGAAGGCCGATCTCATCCTCTATGATCGGTTGGTGTCCAATGATGTGCTGGGTTTGGTCAGAGCTGATGCTAGATTGCTCTATGTCGGAAAGACTGCCGGGTACCACAGTCGAACTCAG GAGGAGATTCATGAGCTGCTTCTGAGCTTCGCTGAGGCAGGTGCCAATGTGGTGAGACTGAAAGGAGGAGATCCTCTG atatttgGCAGAGGTGGAGAGGAAATGGATTTTTTACAGCAACAAGGAATCAGTGTCAAGGTTATTCCAG GAATAACTTCTGCTTCTGGAATAGCCGCAGAGCTTGGAATTCCACTCACACACAGAGGTGTTGCAAATAG TGTAAGATTTCTGACTGGGCATTCGAGGAATGGAGGTACAGATCCTTTATATGTCGCAGAAAGTGCTGCTGACCCTGAATCTACTTTGGTTGTCTACATGGGTTTATCGACCCTATCAGCTCTTTCTTCAAAATTGATAAATCATGGGTTACCGCCAAATACTCCAGCTGTTGCGGTGGAACGAGGTACTACACCTCAGCAGCGGATG GTATTTTCCATGCTGAATAATCTTGCAAATAAGGTTAGACTAGCAGAGTTAGTTTccccaactctaattatcatcGGCAACGTCGTGAGCCTATCACCATTTTGGCCTCAATCTTCTGAAGAAACTGTCATTTCCCTCGGAGAAGATGCGGAAATAGGAATAGCTTCGTCTTTTTCACAGATTTGGAACTCTGAAAACATTGTGTGA
- the LOC135640556 gene encoding glucan endo-1,3-beta-D-glucosidase-like isoform X2, translated as MAPRAESTFLSLPALYLALLLLSVPLARAQGQKTWCVAKPSSDEATLTANLNYACSQVDCSILQRGCACFYPDNLISHASIAMNLYYQSRGRNYWNCYFKNSALVVTTDPSFGNCVYEYI; from the exons ATGGCTCCGAGAGCAGAATCCACCTTCCTCTCCCTCCCTGCTCTCTACCTCGCTCTCCTACTCCTCTCTGTGCCCCTCGCGCGGGCGCAGGGACAG AAAACATGGTGCGTGGCGAAGCCTTCTTCCGACGAAGCCACCCTCACCGCGAACCTGAACTACGCCTGCTCTCAAGTGGACTGCAGCATCCTGCAACGGGGGTGCGCATGTTTCTACCCAGACAACCTCATCTCCCACGCCTCCATCGCCATGAACCTCTACTACCAGTCCAGGGGCCGGAACTACTGGAACTGCTACTTCAAGAACTCGGCCCTCGTCGTGACGACCGACCCCA GTTTCGGTAACTGCGTCTACGAATACATCTGA
- the LOC135640556 gene encoding glucan endo-1,3-beta-D-glucosidase-like isoform X1 yields the protein MAPRAESTFLSLPALYLALLLLSVPLARAQGQCCSQKTWCVAKPSSDEATLTANLNYACSQVDCSILQRGCACFYPDNLISHASIAMNLYYQSRGRNYWNCYFKNSALVVTTDPSFGNCVYEYI from the exons ATGGCTCCGAGAGCAGAATCCACCTTCCTCTCCCTCCCTGCTCTCTACCTCGCTCTCCTACTCCTCTCTGTGCCCCTCGCGCGGGCGCAGGGACAG TGCTGTTCGCAGAAAACATGGTGCGTGGCGAAGCCTTCTTCCGACGAAGCCACCCTCACCGCGAACCTGAACTACGCCTGCTCTCAAGTGGACTGCAGCATCCTGCAACGGGGGTGCGCATGTTTCTACCCAGACAACCTCATCTCCCACGCCTCCATCGCCATGAACCTCTACTACCAGTCCAGGGGCCGGAACTACTGGAACTGCTACTTCAAGAACTCGGCCCTCGTCGTGACGACCGACCCCA GTTTCGGTAACTGCGTCTACGAATACATCTGA
- the LOC135640554 gene encoding probable receptor-like protein kinase At2g42960, with translation MWPVNSLNAELWEKTPVFGLRVWVVIGISVGVLIVFILSILSVWVTSRQKSSRSFDELPVSQIPSVSKEITVDRVGPQSVAQTPHEHRTHCFSSYDSDKTMMSSDADNMSQCSSIHHNDRDASSYSGDEGSSGHARRPHSPYSLVSASPLIGLPEFSHLGWGHWFTLRDLENATDRFSKENVTGEGGYGVVYRGRLVNGTEVAVKRLLNNLGQAEKEFRAEAEAIGHVRHKNLVRLLGYCIEGTHRMLVYEYVTNGNLEQWLHGALQQHGVLSWENRMKVIVGTAKGLAYLHEAVEPKVVHRDIKSSNILIDAEYNAKISDFGLAKLLGSGKSHLTTRVMGTFGCIDVFFSVPYLDPKNNPYLKLSSHFRYVAPEYANTGLVNEKSDVYSFGVLLLETVSGREPIDHGRPANEVNLVEWLKQMVGNRRTEEVVDPNLEAKPSTRALKRALLVALRCVDPDSSKRPNMGQVVRMLEADEDRQSRRSHSRNMEIESLKKSNSLSD, from the exons ATGTGGCCTGTTAATTCTCTAAATGCTGAATTATGGGAGAAGACACCAGTCTTTGGCCTGAGAGTTTGGGTTGTGATTGGCATCTCCGTTGGTGTATTGATTGTGTTCATCCTCTCCATCCTGTCCGTGTGGGTCACATCTCGCCAGAAGTCATCAAGGAGCTTCGACGAACTCCCGGTATCTCAAATCCCCAGTGTCTCCAAGGAAATTACAGTAGACAGAGTTGGACCACAGAGTGTTGCTCAGACTCCTCATGAGCATCGGACGCATTGCTTCTCCTCCTATGACTCCGACAAGACGATGATGTCTAGTGATGCTGACAACATGAGCCAATGCAGCTCAATTCACCACAATGACAGGGACGCAAGTTCATATTCTGGTGACGAAGGTAGCTCAGGACATGCTAGAAGACCACATTCACCATACAGCCTTGTTTCTGCGTCTCCTTTGATCGGTTTGCCGGAGTTCTCACATCTGGGATGGGGTCACTGGTTTACTCTCCGGGATCTGGAGAATGCGACGGATCGTTTCTCCAAGGAGAACGTGACTGGGGAGGGTGGATATGGAGTCGTTTATCGAGGTCGTCTTGTTAATGGCACTGAAGTTGCAGTCAAGAGGCTTCTGAACAATCT GGGACAAGCAGAGAAGGAATTCAGAGCGGAAGCGGAAGCTATTGGCCATGTCCGGCACAAGAATCTGGTCAGGCTTTTGGGTTACTGCATCGAAGGAACTCACAG GATGCTTGTGTACGAGTATGTCACCAATGGAAACTTAGAGCAATGGCTTCACGGAGCTTTGCAACAACACGGTGTTCTTAGTTGGGAGAACCGCATGAAGGTTATCGTCGGCACTGCAAAGGG GCTCGCTTATTTGCATGAAGCCGTCGAACCGAAGGTTGTGCACCGCGATATAAAATCAAGCAACATCTTGATCGATGCAGAATATAATGCAAAGATCTCTGACTTCGGATTGGCTAAGCTCTTGGGTTCAGGCAAAAGCCACCTTACTACCAGAGTGATGGGAACATTTGGGTGCATTGACGTCTTCTTCTCTGTGCCTTACTTAGATCCAAAGAACAATccatacttaaaactctcttctcACTTCAGGTATGTGGCTCCTGAATACGCTAATACTGGACTGGTGAACGAGAAGAGCGATGTTTACAGTTTCGGTGTGTTGTTACTGGAAACTGTGAGTGGCAGGGAACCCATAGATCATGGCAGGCCTGCAAACGAG GTGAATCTTGTGGAGTGGCTTAAACAGATGGTCGGGAATAGGAGAACAGAGGAGGTGGTGGATCCAAATCTTGAGGCTAAACCCTCGACACGGGCGCTTAAGCGTGCATTGTTAGTCGCTCTGAGATGCGTCGATCCTGACTCTAGCAAGAGACCCAACATGGGTCAGGTTGTTCGAATGCTAGAAGCAGATGAA GATCGGCAAAGCCGACGGAGCCATTCAAGAAACATGGAGATTGAATCTTTGAAGAAGAGCAACAGTTTGAGTGACTAA